Proteins found in one Arachis stenosperma cultivar V10309 chromosome 8, arast.V10309.gnm1.PFL2, whole genome shotgun sequence genomic segment:
- the LOC130945409 gene encoding uncharacterized protein LOC130945409: MCKDENCGWLVYGAYNTEQNFWQIKTFMDDHNCARKTKNRLANRKWLARKLVKKLRKYPNLRHCEAAQALGDARAVVYGDAAAQYGMVRDYGLKLLKSNPGSTVTVGVIPQPNPDDEPIFKKMYICLDACKKEFLAGYRPLIDLDGAFLKTQHGGQILSAIEQDANNHIYVIAYAIVPVENTEKWRWFLELLHQDLGDYKQNKLCFISDMQKGLIHAVKEVFPGVHHRFCVWHLWKNFNKQWKDLQLKGLLWEYARCTSQDGFLESIKKIERVNKEAWEYLNKWPIDFWSQAFFSNAPKIDNICNNTCEIFNSRIKEARAKPIITLLEEVRMYAMRSIARNKVKLSSNTGMPCVHVCVALARVGRRPDEFCHKWLTMEAYNSTYAFHINPIPGQAL, translated from the exons ATGTGTAAGGATGAGAACTGTGGTTGGCTAGTGTATGGTGCTTACAACACTGAGCAGAATTTTTGGCAGATCAAGACGTTCATGGATGATCACAATTGTGCAAGAAAAACCAAAAATAGATTGGCTAATAGGAAGTGGCTGGCCAGGAAATTAGTGAAGAAGCTACGAAAATATCCCAACTTAAGACACTGTGAGGCTGCTCA GGCCTTAGGAGATGCTAGGGCAGTTGTGTATGGTGATGCTGCTGCCCAGTATGGGATGGTAAGGGATTATGGGCTCAAACTGCTAAAGAGTAACCCAGGCTCCACTGTCACAGTTGGAGTTATCCCTCAGCCCAACCCTGATGATGAACCAATATTTAAGAAAATGTACATCTGTTTGGATGCCTGTAAGAAGGAATTTCTGGCTGGCTACAGACCCCTCATAGACTTGGATGGAGCTTTTTTGAAGACCCAACATGGTGGTCAGATCTTGTCTGCAATTGAACAAGATGCAAACAATCACATATATGTGATTGCGTATGCCATTGTCCCTGTTGAAAATACTGAAAAGTGGAGGTGGTTCTTGGAATTACTTCATCAAGACTTAGGAGACTATAAGCAAAACAAGCTCTGTTTCATATCAGATATGCAGAAG GGCCTAATCCATGCTGTTAAGGAGGTTTTTCCAGGTGTCCATCACAGATTCTGTGTGTGGCATTTATGGAAGAACTTCAATAAGCAGTGGAAAGATCTCCAGCTGAAAGGGTTGCTATGGGAGTATGCAAGGTGCACCAGCCAAGATGGGTTCTTAGAGAGTATCAAAAAGATTGAGAGGGTTAACAAAGAAGCTTGGGAGTATTTGAACAAGTGGCCTATAGACTTTTGGAGCCAGGCTTTCTTCAGCAATGCACCTAAAATAGACAATATCTGTAACAATACTTGTGAAATCTTCAACTCAAGGATCAAAGAAGCTAGAGCCAAACCTATCATTACACTCTTAGAGGAAGTCAGAATGTATGCAATGAGGTCCATCGCTAGGAACAAAGTGAAGCTTAGTTCGAACACTG GGATGCCGTGTGTGCATGTTTGTGTTGCATTGGCAAGGGTTGGTAGAAGACCAGATGAGTTTTGTCATAAGTGGTTGACAATGGAAGCATATAATAGCACATATGCCTTCCATATCAATCCAATTCCAGGTCAAGCCCTATGA
- the LOC130946465 gene encoding acetyltransferase At1g77540-like yields the protein MATKSESKGSGGGKVVPVIVWNEGLRRFETEDKEAYVEYVLRDNGNVMDLIHTFVPSSKRGLGLASHLCVAAFQHAKSHSLSIIPTCSYVSETFLPRNPSWNSVLYNGAGKI from the exons ATGGCAACGAAATCGGAATCGAAAGGTAGCGGCGGTGGGAAGGTAGTTCCTGTGATCGTGTGGAACGAAGGGCTTAGAAGGTTCGAGACGGAAGACAAGGAGGCTTACGTGGAGTATGTGCTCAGAGATAACGGTAACGTCATGGATTTGATCCACACCTTTGTGCCTTCTTCAAAGAGGGGGCTCGGTTTAGCTTCCCACCTTTGCGTCGCTGCTTTCCAACACGCTAAGTCTCACTCGTTATCCATCATCCCTACCTGTTCCTATGTCTCT GAGACATTTCTTCCGCGGAATCCATCTTGGAATTCTGTCCTGTACAATGGAGCTGGAAAAATATAG
- the LOC130943400 gene encoding F-box protein 7 codes for MASSSDFASSVPSELESILRLRTVDYFITRRPWLDLYGVNVRPVAPFGSASRKPYVESALIHQCLPDELLFEVFARMTPYDLGKASCVCRKWRYTIRNPVFWRVACLKAWQLSGVVENYRILQSKYDGSWRKMWLSRPRLRTDGIYVSRNTYIRAGVAEWKITNPVHLVCYFRYMRFFPSGRFLYKNSSQKIKDVVKFMNFRSSKVDSVFGGHYTLSDDKVEAAVLYPGMRPTVLRIRLRVRGTTPGANNRMDLISLVTSGVNNSEASAPEEDILGVVEGWRDDETHNPDVPAVSHKRGMTPFVFVPFDQVETSVFNLPVEKMDYYVPG; via the exons ATGGCCTCAAGTTCAG ATTTTGCGTCATCAGTTCCTTCTGaacttgagtcaattttgagaTTGAGGACTGTTGATTACTTTATTACGAGGAGGCCATGGCTTG ATCTTTACGGAGTTAATGTGAGACCTGTGGCGCCATTTGGAAGTGCAAGTAGAAAGCCTTATGTGGAATCTGCACTCATTCATCAATGCTTACCAGATGAGCTGCTTTTTGAG GTCTTTGCTCGAATGACTCCATATGACTTGGGAAAGGCATCTTGTGTGTGTCGAAAATGGAGGTATACAATTCGTAACCCTGTATTTTGGCGCGTTGCATGCTTGAAGGCTTGGCAG CTCTCTGGAGTGGTAGAAAACTATAGGATTCTTCAATCAAAATATGATGGCTCATGGCGTAAAATGTGGCTCTCACGACCAAGGTTGCGAACTGATG GTATTTATGTGAGTAGAAATACCTACATTCGAGCCGGAGTTGCAGAGTGGAAAATTACTAATCCAGTTCATCTG GTCTGCTATTTCCGGTACATGAGATTTTTCCCTTCTGGGCGATTTCTTTATAAG AATTCTTCTCAAAAGATCAAGGATGTGGTGAAGTTCATGAACTTTCGATCATCTAAAGTAGACTCTGTTTTTGGTGGCCACTACACATTATCAGATGACAAG GTTGAAGCTGCTGTCTTGTATCCAGGCATGCGACCTACTGTCTTGAGAATTCGCTTGAG AGTTAGAGGAACAACTCCAGGGGCCAACAATCGGATGGATTTGATTTCACTTGTCACGAGTGGTGTGAACAATAGCGAGGCAAGTGCACCCGAGGAGGACATTCTTGGTGTAGTTGAAGGATGGCGGGATGATGAAACACACAACCCAGATGTGCCTGCAGTCTCACATAAGAGGGGCATGACtccttttgtctttgttccatTTGACCAG GTGGAGACATCAGTGTTCAATCTTCCTGTGGAAAAAATGGATTATTATGTACCTGGTTGA